In the genome of Notamacropus eugenii isolate mMacEug1 chromosome 5, mMacEug1.pri_v2, whole genome shotgun sequence, one region contains:
- the LOC140505172 gene encoding uncharacterized protein — protein MGQGNSFPSLKPEDKGVLACQLYKLCKIYGLKPHIRDCRVFVEKIWDVSPWLEHCGLCPAKWDIVGQQMVAYERVNPGVLTEEDFTFFQVVAALLCSDPRPPWRSNGETQSGQSLQGTTEEEEESNEDDPNPKPLYPWGMLRECAGRDSRAPRGRTKGKVEKDFEERVQEGVKPPIVNKYRKGKSDEGTPKREWKAPETKGKSDEEGTPKREWKAPETKGKSDEEGTPKREGWGTRRKKFQRNLGTPSPPEVGLNALSFSPAATSLSQSSQGTRSFTYGRSGPSEPLSILTQSLSAALVELQEIDLEEWEGAGAYAVIVERDPMGNENRFHRPVPFKLLKELKEAVSKYGPLSPYVKHLLANTTATWPWAPADWKEVSGAILTPGQLVAYGAAVRQEALRYVKETNIAGTEDAVNMITGAGPYSQLIDQLQFDPRVMAAVQYCHIRGFAKIDAPGTMRDKLVGLKQRASESPTDFVSRVQLAVRRSLGSGPGMDSLIAQLVRDGLRAWDLSPPSKR, from the coding sequence atgggtcagggaaatagttttcccagTTTAAAGCCCGAAGATAAAGGAGTACTTGCCTGTCAGCTGTATAAGCTTTGTAAGATCTATGGGCTTAAGCCCCACATTCGGGACTGTAGAGtatttgtggaaaagatctgggatgttTCCCCTTGGCTAGAGCATTGTGGGTTATGCCCAGCTAAATGGGACATAGTGGGACAACAGATGGTTGCCTATGAGAGGGTGAACCCGGGTGTattaacagaggaggactttACGTTCTTTCAAGTGGTCGCCGCACTTTTGTGCTCAGATCCCCGTCCCCCCTGGCGATCAAACGGCGAGACCCAGTCAGGGCAGTCCCTTCAAGGGacgacagaagaagaagaggaatccaatgaggatgatcccaaccccaagcccttatatccatggggtatgttaagagaatgtgcaggcagggactctagagccccgaggggaagaacaaaagggaaagttgAAAAGGACTTTGAAGAGAGAGTTCAAGAGGGTGTGAAACCACCGATAGTTAACAAGTACCGtaagggaaagtctgatgagggaacgcccaagagggagtggaaagcccccgagacaaagggaaagtctgatgaggagggaacacccaagagggagtggaaagcccccgagacaaagggaaagtctgatgaggagggaacgccCAAGAGAGAGGGCTGGGGAACTCGCAGGAAAAAGTTTCAACGGAATTTGGGAACTCCCAGTCCTCCCGAGGTCGGGCTGaatgccctctccttctccccagccgCCACGTCCTTGTCACAATCATCACAAGGAACGCGGTCATTTACCTACGGGCGGTCTGGGCCCTCGGAGCCTCTGAGCATACTCACTCAGAGCCTATCCGCAGCTTTGGTGGAGTTACAGGAGATAGatttagaggagtgggagggggcagGCGCTTACGCTGTCATTGTGGAGCGGGATCCGATGGGAAACGAGAACCGTTTCCATCGACCGGTGCCCTTCAAAttactgaaagaactgaaggaggccgTCTCCAAATACGGCCCTTTGTCACCTTATGTGAAACATCTCCTTGCGAataccacagccacttggccgtgGGCCCCAGCTGATTGGAAGGAAGTGTCAGGGGCTATCCTTACACCAGGACAGTTAGTGGCTTATGGCGCTGCTGTTAGACAAGAGGCGCTCAGATATGTCAAGGAAACCAATATTGCAGGGACAGAGGACGCTGTGAATATGATAACAGGGGCAGGGCCATACTCGCAGCTTATTGACCAGCTCCAATTCGATCCTCGGGTGATGGCTGCAGTTCAGTATTGTCATATTAGGGGTTTTGCCAAGATTGACGCCCCAGGGACTATGAGGGACAAGTTGGTAGGGCTAAAGCAGAGGGCTAGCGAGTCCCCCACTGATTTTGTGAGTCGGGTCCAGCTTGCGGTCCGGCGGTCTCTTGGCTCGGGACCAGGAATGGATTCCCTGATAGCTCAGCTGGTCCGAGATGGCTTGCGGGCTTGGGACCTCTCGCCTCCCTCGAAGAGATAG